From Gottschalkiaceae bacterium SANA:
GGAAAGCGGTTTTGCTAGCCTGATTTAAGGATAATATAATGTGGATAATGAGATAGAGTTTGATAAAATAAGGGAAGAAAATCGTGAGGAAATAGGTGATCTATCAACTTAACATAAACGGTGAAAGGGAGGACGTAATGAGAAATGAAAAGAAAAAGTAAGAGTATAAAAATAATGGTAATATCGTTGATTTTAATCGCTCTCGTTTCGATTGGGGGTCTAAAATACACCAATATCAAAGTGGAAAATGCTATGCAGAGTTATTTAGAAAAAGAATATTCAAGCAAGGATGTGGATTTAAAAAATGTGCATTTTAGTTTATCATTTAACAACTATATTGGACTTGCACATATAGATAATAGTGAAGAAAAATATTTCACTTTAGTGTTCAATAGGAAAGGCGAAATTGTTAAAGATTATTACAATGACTTTTTTGATCGATATGGAAACTATAAGTTAGATGAAAGTTATGAAGAACTTAAAGTGAATATGATCGCTTCATCACTATTATCAAATAAAGTGGTTGATTTAGATGGAATTGAAATTGAATTAACTCACGATTTCTTAAAGGAAATTGGAGTAGCCATAGTGACTGATAATAGCCAATTACGGGTAGATGAAATTAAGAATCTGCAGTCAGATGAAGAATATAATGAGCAATTTAATTTGTCATCATATATGCATCTTTTCTTTGATAAATATTGGGCAGATATTTATCAAGAATATTTAGAAGAAAATGAGAAAAAAGATTCTGAATTTTATGCTTACTATGAAGATGAATTTGTAAACAAAGAGGCGGCAAACAGTCCTGTGGATGATTTTGCTGAAAGTTTTGTTACATTTATTAATGAAGATAAGCCAACAAAATTGAACGTATCTGATAAGAAAATTTTGTTTTTTTACGATTTTAAAGAATTTGTAGAGTTAAGAAACCATACCTTACACAATGTACTATGAATTCTCAATTACAAGAATAAAATGGTACAATCATGTGTTGTCAATAAGTCTGGTATTGGGATAAATAATGCAATGTTTGTTAATTAAGCAAATAAAAAAAGCGAAAAGAAGAATATTCTTTTCGCTTTTTTTTTATGGATTATGTGATGATTTTAAAAGAATACAAAGCGACAGTATCATGACGTAAATATCACGTTAATGAAAGGTGGAATGCCTGTCATATCATTGACTTGATTTTATTATAGTTTGTAACCGGTATAGATAATGAGTAGGTTATAATAGCTATTGTAAACTAAACGTTTTCTTAAAGTTGACAATTTATTGCAGAGGCGTTATCCTATAAAAAACAGTTTAGTAGGAGTGATGATGTGATTGAGCAAGTAACGGATAAAATTATCAATGGTTATGAAATTACAAAAGAGGAAGCGATGCTTTTATACGAGTTACCGGTTGAAGAGTTGGTTAAACAAGCCAATCAACTTCGTATCGTTTTTTGTGGAGAATCTTTTGATTTATGTACGATTATCAACGGGAAGAGTGGGGAGTGCTCGGAAGATTGCAAGTACTGTGCACAGTCAGGGCATTATCACACCAAGAGTGAAGTATTTCCTTTGCGGAAAGAAGAAATAATTGTGAACGATGCCATAATAAATGAAAAAAAAGGTGTTGGCCGATATTCGATTGTAACATCTGGGAAACGGGCATCAGAAAAAGAAGTCGATAAGATCTGTTCTATTTATCAATCGATTCGTGAGAAAAGCCTAATCAAGCTTTGTGCTTCCCTTGGTCTATTGGGATATGAAAGCTTATTGAAGTTGAAGGCGGCAGGTGTGGTGCGTTATCACAATAACTTGGAAACATCACGTCGGTTTTTCCCTAGCATTTGTACCACGCATACATATGATGAAAAAATTCAAACGATCAAAGCGGCACAAAGATCCGGTTTGGAAGTCTGCTGTGGGGGAATTATTGGTTTAGGCGAAACCGTAGAAGATCGAATTGATATGGCTTTTGAGTTGAAGGCTTTAAAGATTCAATCAATTCCACTTAACTTATTGAATGCGATTGAAGGAACACCACTGGCGGGAGTTGAAAAAGTTACTCAAGAAGAGTTTATTAAGATAGCATCAATTTATCGCTTCATCCATCCACATGCTGTGATTCGATTAGCGGGAGGGAGAAATCTGCTGACGGATTTTGGAAGAGAGCTGTTTGCAAGTGGTGTAAACGGAACCATCACAGGGGAGCTTTTAACAACCTATGGGAATGATACGGATAGTGATGTGAAAATGATTCGAAAATTAGGTTATCGTGTATAAAGGAGAAGAAATGAAGACGAGAGATTTAACAAGAATATCTTTATTAACAACCATGATTGCTATTGGTGCATTTATTAAAGTGCCGGCGCCTGTTGTTGGAAGTTTTACTCTGCAGTTGACCTTTGTGATTCTTGCAGGAATTCTTCTTGGCAGTCGAAACGGAGCAATTTCAGCGGCAGTCTATGCTTTTGGCGGATTGATGGGTATTCCATGGTTTGCATCGGGAGGTGGGTTCGGGTATATCTTAAAGCCGACATTTGGTTTTATTCTGGCATTTATCGCAGCTGCTTATATATCGGGAGCGTTTCGGGAAGCAGCTGAAGAAAAGCGAGGCTATGCGGATGTGCGATGGGTTGCGACAGGTGCGATTGTTTCTACAATCTTGGTGTGGATCATAGGGATGCTGTATTTAGCGGTAATCTATCAGCATGTACTGGGTACACCGTTCGGATATTCTGCAGCATTGCTGTCGATCTTTTCACCTGCATTACTTGCAGATTTGATTTTAGCGATTGTGATCAGCGGAGCTGGTGTAAGAATTTATCAGGTAGTTGGACATAAGAGAAAAGGAGAAAGTCGATCATGATTTGGCATCCGTATACGCAAATGAAGAATAGGAAGACCCCGCATAAAATTATCAAGGCGAAGGGTGTGTATTTACATACTGAAAACAAAGTTTTAATCGATTCGATTTCATCTTGGTGGTGTATGATTCATGGTTATTCTCATCCGGAGATGAATCGAGCTGGGATTGAACAAATGGAGAAATTTTCTCATGTCATGCTAGCGGGACTGACACATGAGCCCGTAGAAAAGTTAACCGCCAAATTAAAAGAGATATTACCCAAGGATTTGGATTATGCCTTCTATTCGGATTCGGGAAGTGTTGGTGTAGAGGTGGCGCTTAAAATGGCAATACAGTTTTACAACAACCGTGGTCAAAAAAACAAGAAAGAGATTATTGCATTAAAAGAAGCCTATCATGGTGATACGTTCAAAGCGATGGCTGTGGGAGACGATGAGGATTATCATCAAGTGTTTTCAGATAAGGATGGCGTTTACCACATTGATATTCGGATCGATTCACTTGAGCGTATGATCCGTGAAAAGCATCAAACAGTAGCGGCTTTACTTGTTGAACCCTTGTTGCAAGGAGCAGCGGGGATGAAGATGTATGATGTTTCCTTTTTGGAACGTGCAAGAGAACTTTGTGATGAATTTGATATTTTGTTGATTTTTGACGAGGTGGTAACAGGATTTGGAAGAACCGGCCGCATGTTTGTCGCTGATTGTGTATGCCCAGATATCATTGTGCTGGGCAAGGCTTTAACAGGTGGATATATGGGTCATGCGGCAACGATCGTGAACAAGCGCGTATACCAGGGCTTCTATTCGGATGATCCATCGAAGGCATTCATGCATGGTCCAACATTTATGGGGAATGCATTGGCTTGCACGATGAGTTTGAAGAGCATTGAGATTTTTTTGAATGAAAATTATATGGAGAAAATAAAAAGAATAGAGAAAATTTTAAAAAAAGAAATGAAAAATCTTCAGTCACCTCAGATCAAAGAGATTCGGGTGATGGGCGCCTGCGCGTGCATTGAAGTCTATGATCCGAGTGTTCTAGAGGGGTTTGGTGAATTTGCCTATGAGCGTGGAATTTGGAATCGCCCTTTCTTATCTTTTATGTACACCATGCCACCCTATATCATTAGAGAAGATGAGTTGATCGAGATTACGAATACATTAAAAGCGTGGTTTGAAAAAACGGAGGCATGATATGATTCGATTTATTGTTGGTACGGATACAGATGCGGGAAAGACCTTTTATGGAAGACAACTTGCACGAAAAGGTGCGTGCGTAATTAAACCTATCGAGACTGGGTTTAATTCCTTTAAAGATATTTCTCAATCCGATGCATATGGGTATTCTGAAATAATGGGCAAGAATCTCGAAGAGATTAATACCTATTTCTTTACTGTGCCTGCCAGTCCGCATTTAGCAGCAGAGATTGATCAGGTACAGGTTGATGTGGATCGGGTCAAAGTGTTTATCCTTACGCAGTATCGTAAATGCTGTGAAAAAAACAAGAAGGATGGAAGTTGTCTCTCTTTTTTTGTGGAACTGGCAGGTGGATTAATGGTACCATTAACAAGAAGCTTTAATCAGTTAGATTTGATCAGAGAAATAAATGAAGAGGAAGAGGTTGGCGTGGATCTAGTTGTCGGAAATAAGCTTGGGTGTATTAATCATGCTTTGATGACGATCACCTTGCTTCGGAATGCCAATATTCGAATTCAACATCTGGAAATCAATAATTATGGGAAAAGGCCAGATCTAATTATGTTGGATAATGCGAAAGTGATCAGAGAATATCTTCAATCTAATTGATGGTCTTCGATTCATTCAATAGCAAGAAAGAAAAAGAATGCTTTTTATGGAGAGAGGGATGTTGACATGGATATAAAACCAGCTAGAGTATGTAGCCAAGACATGGAATTCAATCAGGAACCATTTATTTTGGGAAGAGAGAATGAAATTGAGGAAATCGTTAAAGATTTTGATAAAGTTCTAGAGGGTGAGTTTGGAGTATGTCTGATCCATGGCGAAGCCGGAGTTGGAAAGACTCATTTGGTTTCGAATGTTGCAAGAAGAGAAGCTCAGATCTAAAAAGTAAAGAACGGAAACAAAGTGTCAGAGTTTGTTAACTCGCTTAATACCGGAGAAAAAATGATCTTTAATGGTGGGGGTTTTATGCAGGTAGACAAGCTGTAGAGAATAAGTTGATTGAAAAGTTGACAAGTTTTATAGCCGTTATGGAATTAGAAGATCAACTTCAGGATACATGTCTCCGATCGTTTATCGGAGGCTTGTATCCTGATTTTTTGATATCGCTCATTGTATATATGTAAATAAATGGATAATTCTGCGAGGAGTCAAATCATATGGAGAAAAGTCGTGTATAATAGTCATGGTATTCGATAGGAAGAAAATCGAAGAAATAAGAATATAGCGGAAACACAATCAATTGGTCAAGTTAATTCTGGAGAATGCTTGATTGGATTTAGAAAAGCTTTATATATTTTGTGAGGAAAGAAGAATACAAAGTAGGTTAAGACATCAATAAAGGGAGAACATCATGGGGAAATATTGGATTAAGTGGTTTGCGTTGGCGGCTATTGTGTTATTGGGTTTGGATCTACTTACGGGGAATCCTATTTTGGCGGGTATCGCCTCTTGGCTGGTTCTTAGTGCAGGTTATTTTGGGAAAAAGGATGATGGACGTAGGAAAAATCGACTTTTTCTAGTCCTGATTACATTGATTGTGATGATTTGTTTGAATATGGCCACGGGAAATATTCTCCTTTCTGGAGTGACAACCTGGATAATCATTATTGTAGGATATCTTGCTTGGTCATTATATCGACAAAAGAAAAGACTTAGCTTGTTGGAGGTGGATTGTGATCCAAATG
This genomic window contains:
- the bioD gene encoding dethiobiotin synthase, translating into MIRFIVGTDTDAGKTFYGRQLARKGACVIKPIETGFNSFKDISQSDAYGYSEIMGKNLEEINTYFFTVPASPHLAAEIDQVQVDVDRVKVFILTQYRKCCEKNKKDGSCLSFFVELAGGLMVPLTRSFNQLDLIREINEEEEVGVDLVVGNKLGCINHALMTITLLRNANIRIQHLEINNYGKRPDLIMLDNAKVIREYLQSN
- the bioA gene encoding adenosylmethionine--8-amino-7-oxononanoate transaminase; amino-acid sequence: MIWHPYTQMKNRKTPHKIIKAKGVYLHTENKVLIDSISSWWCMIHGYSHPEMNRAGIEQMEKFSHVMLAGLTHEPVEKLTAKLKEILPKDLDYAFYSDSGSVGVEVALKMAIQFYNNRGQKNKKEIIALKEAYHGDTFKAMAVGDDEDYHQVFSDKDGVYHIDIRIDSLERMIREKHQTVAALLVEPLLQGAAGMKMYDVSFLERARELCDEFDILLIFDEVVTGFGRTGRMFVADCVCPDIIVLGKALTGGYMGHAATIVNKRVYQGFYSDDPSKAFMHGPTFMGNALACTMSLKSIEIFLNENYMEKIKRIEKILKKEMKNLQSPQIKEIRVMGACACIEVYDPSVLEGFGEFAYERGIWNRPFLSFMYTMPPYIIREDELIEITNTLKAWFEKTEA
- the bioB gene encoding biotin synthase BioB, encoding MIEQVTDKIINGYEITKEEAMLLYELPVEELVKQANQLRIVFCGESFDLCTIINGKSGECSEDCKYCAQSGHYHTKSEVFPLRKEEIIVNDAIINEKKGVGRYSIVTSGKRASEKEVDKICSIYQSIREKSLIKLCASLGLLGYESLLKLKAAGVVRYHNNLETSRRFFPSICTTHTYDEKIQTIKAAQRSGLEVCCGGIIGLGETVEDRIDMAFELKALKIQSIPLNLLNAIEGTPLAGVEKVTQEEFIKIASIYRFIHPHAVIRLAGGRNLLTDFGRELFASGVNGTITGELLTTYGNDTDSDVKMIRKLGYRV
- a CDS encoding biotin transporter BioY; protein product: MKTRDLTRISLLTTMIAIGAFIKVPAPVVGSFTLQLTFVILAGILLGSRNGAISAAVYAFGGLMGIPWFASGGGFGYILKPTFGFILAFIAAAYISGAFREAAEEKRGYADVRWVATGAIVSTILVWIIGMLYLAVIYQHVLGTPFGYSAALLSIFSPALLADLILAIVISGAGVRIYQVVGHKRKGESRS